AAACATTCAATTTGATGTTACGGTGGAAGCGGAGCAGGATTCCGTGGTCTCAGTGATTCCGCCGGAGGTCTACAAGACGCTGATGGAGCAGTCGGCAGTTGTCTCAAACTTTACCAATGAGCTGATGGCTTCCCGTTTTACCGATGTCATGTGGCTCATGGACCAGGTCTTAAATAAGAAAATGGATGGCCGCCTGGCCGCTTTTCTTCTGGAAGAGGGGAGGCTTACGGGTTCCGGGGAGCTTTCCATTACCCACGAGCAGATCGCCCATCATCTGGGAACGGCAAGAGAAGTGGTGACCCGCCTCTTACGGCTGTTCCAGGCGGACCTCCTGGTTAAACTCACCAGGGGAAGTGTGGAGCTTCTTGATGAGAAGGGCTTAGAACTTCTGGCAGAGGACAGTCTGAGATA
The nucleotide sequence above comes from Lacrimispora sp. BS-2. Encoded proteins:
- a CDS encoding Crp/Fnr family transcriptional regulator; amino-acid sequence: MVLGEYLPFWNKLTERQRMLLKEKAREARFEKGMLVHGGADGCSGLLLVTEGQLRVFMISDEGRELTLYRLLERDICLFSGPCMVKNIQFDVTVEAEQDSVVSVIPPEVYKTLMEQSAVVSNFTNELMASRFTDVMWLMDQVLNKKMDGRLAAFLLEEGRLTGSGELSITHEQIAHHLGTAREVVTRLLRLFQADLLVKLTRGSVELLDEKGLELLAEDSLR